The following are encoded together in the Paludisphaera mucosa genome:
- a CDS encoding aldo/keto reductase: MNRDSSPPPPAADRVDPKSVPVKILDSGARMPAIGLGTFGSDHAHGETVAQAVLDAAAVGYRHFDCASVYGNERLIGEALRSVRESGVSRDQLWVTSKLWNDRHGEQDVRRSCEQSLADLGLDYLDLYLIHWPFPNYHPPGCDVTARQPDARPYIHDAYMKTWRQMERLVYECLVRHIGTSNMTIPKLELVLRDARIRPACNEMELHPHFQQPELFRYVVDRGIVPIGYSPIGSPGRPDRDRTPDDTVDVEDPVIVAIARRLGVHPAVVCVMWAVRRGQVPIPFSVRRANYLANLRGAVDDRLTDSDMAAIAAVDRNCRLIKGQVFLWKDGQSWEDLWDVDGEITPP; this comes from the coding sequence ATGAATCGCGATTCCTCCCCCCCGCCCCCCGCCGCCGACAGGGTGGACCCCAAGTCCGTCCCCGTGAAGATCCTCGACTCGGGGGCGAGGATGCCCGCAATCGGGCTGGGGACCTTCGGTTCCGACCACGCCCACGGCGAGACGGTCGCCCAGGCTGTCCTCGACGCGGCCGCGGTGGGCTACCGGCATTTCGACTGCGCGTCGGTCTACGGCAACGAGAGACTCATCGGCGAGGCGTTGCGATCCGTGCGGGAATCCGGCGTTTCCCGCGATCAACTCTGGGTGACGTCGAAGCTCTGGAACGACCGCCACGGGGAACAGGACGTCCGGCGGTCGTGCGAGCAGTCGCTCGCAGATCTCGGGCTCGATTATCTGGATCTCTATCTGATCCACTGGCCGTTCCCGAATTACCATCCCCCGGGGTGCGACGTCACCGCCCGCCAGCCCGACGCGAGACCTTACATCCACGACGCCTACATGAAGACCTGGCGCCAGATGGAGCGGCTCGTCTACGAGTGCCTGGTGCGGCACATCGGGACGTCGAACATGACGATTCCGAAGCTGGAACTCGTCCTCCGCGACGCCCGGATCCGGCCCGCTTGCAACGAGATGGAGCTGCATCCCCACTTCCAGCAGCCGGAACTCTTCCGTTACGTCGTCGACCGAGGGATCGTTCCGATCGGTTATTCGCCCATCGGCTCGCCCGGCCGTCCCGACCGCGACCGCACGCCTGACGACACGGTCGACGTCGAGGATCCCGTGATCGTCGCCATCGCGCGACGGCTGGGGGTGCATCCGGCGGTCGTCTGCGTGATGTGGGCCGTCCGCCGCGGCCAGGTCCCCATCCCGTTCTCGGTCCGACGGGCGAACTACCTCGCCAACCTCCGGGGCGCGGTCGACGACCGCCTCACCGACTCCGACATGGCGGCGATCGCGGCCGTCGACCGCAACTGCCGCCTCATCAAGGGGCAGGTGTTCCTCTGGAAGGACGGCCAGAGCTGGGAAGACCTGTGGGACGTCGACGGCGAAATCACCCCACCCTGA
- a CDS encoding zinc-binding dehydrogenase, protein MQGVILPGNSTVDFDEFEVPKPGHGQVLVRMKASSICGSDIRAIYRAHLGKGPEGYRPGTIAGHEPCGQVVEVGPGCRRSRVGDRVVIYHINGCGVCDECRKGYMIGCHDEHRAAYGWQRDGGHAPYLLAEEATCIRLPDSLSYIDGALCACGFGTAYEALRRMQVGGRDRLLITGLGPVGLAAAMLGRALGAGPIVGTDVSEDRRRLARELGLVDHAFAAGGSALENILDVTAGRGCEAAIDCSGAAPARLTALEGTREWGRCAFVGEGGDVGFEVSKLLIHKQITLFGSWVTSLNHLEELVERLDRWDVHPEATCTHRLTIDRAAEAYDLADKGQAGKVCIVFDE, encoded by the coding sequence ATGCAAGGCGTGATCCTGCCGGGGAACAGCACGGTCGACTTCGACGAGTTCGAGGTCCCGAAGCCGGGGCACGGCCAGGTCCTGGTCCGGATGAAGGCGTCGTCGATCTGCGGCAGCGACATCCGCGCGATCTACCGGGCGCACCTCGGCAAGGGTCCCGAGGGTTATCGCCCGGGCACCATCGCGGGTCACGAGCCCTGCGGCCAGGTCGTCGAGGTCGGGCCCGGCTGCCGGCGGTCCCGCGTCGGCGACCGCGTCGTGATCTACCACATCAACGGCTGCGGGGTGTGCGACGAGTGCCGCAAGGGGTACATGATCGGCTGCCACGACGAGCATCGGGCGGCCTACGGCTGGCAACGCGACGGCGGCCACGCCCCCTACCTCCTGGCCGAGGAGGCCACCTGCATCAGGCTGCCCGATTCACTGTCCTACATCGACGGCGCGCTCTGCGCCTGCGGGTTCGGCACGGCCTACGAGGCGCTCCGGAGGATGCAGGTCGGCGGCCGGGATCGTCTCCTGATCACGGGGCTCGGCCCGGTGGGCCTGGCCGCGGCCATGCTGGGCCGGGCGCTCGGCGCGGGCCCGATCGTCGGCACCGACGTCTCGGAGGACCGCCGTCGCCTCGCCCGCGAGCTGGGACTGGTCGATCACGCCTTCGCAGCCGGCGGGTCCGCGCTCGAAAACATCCTGGACGTCACCGCCGGGCGCGGCTGCGAGGCGGCCATCGACTGCTCGGGGGCGGCACCCGCACGTCTCACCGCGCTGGAGGGGACGCGCGAATGGGGCCGTTGCGCGTTCGTGGGCGAGGGGGGCGACGTCGGCTTCGAGGTGTCGAAGCTGCTGATCCACAAACAGATCACGCTCTTCGGATCGTGGGTCACCTCCCTGAATCACCTAGAGGAGCTGGTCGAGCGGCTCGATCGCTGGGACGTCCATCCCGAGGCGACGTGCACCCACCGGCTCACGATCGACCGGGCCGCGGAGGCGTACGACCTGGCCGACAAGGGCCAGGCCGGCAAGGTCTGCATCGTGTTCGACGAGTAG
- a CDS encoding alpha-L-fucosidase codes for MKSLEGYKCPEWFRDAKFGIWAHWGPQAVPGEGDWYARRMYEEGGASTPATSRSTGIPRSRATRTSSRSGRPRAGNPTA; via the coding sequence ATGAAGTCCCTGGAGGGCTACAAATGCCCCGAGTGGTTCCGCGACGCCAAGTTCGGCATCTGGGCGCACTGGGGCCCTCAGGCCGTCCCCGGCGAAGGCGACTGGTACGCGCGCAGGATGTACGAGGAGGGGGGGGCGTCTACGCCAGCCACCTCGCGAAGTACGGGCATCCCTCGGTCCAGGGCTACAAGGACGTCATCCCGCTCTGGAAGGCCGAGAGCTGGGAACCCGACCGCCTGA
- a CDS encoding alpha-L-fucosidase C-terminal domain-containing protein gives MAEWIAVNGEAIYGTRPWLVHGEGPVRARGGNFKEDFAYTARDLRFTSKGDGVLYVFALDWPADHRIHVRSLGKFPGVVGRIADVALLGSRASLKWTHDADGLTVTLPDEKPCDHALALKITGESLSGFKPELAAPIIALVRPDAAGLIELKADEAELHGTQIQVEDKGGRPSVGFWDRPSESVSWRVGADRGGKYRISASCATVHQAAVLAVDADGKVVELHPVRTAGWDQFAETEAVEIELPPGGERTVKAGPRDAASWKAVNLRWIRLIPASP, from the coding sequence ATGGCCGAATGGATCGCCGTCAACGGCGAGGCGATTTACGGGACCCGGCCCTGGCTCGTCCACGGCGAAGGCCCGGTCCGGGCCCGGGGCGGCAACTTCAAGGAAGACTTCGCCTACACCGCCCGCGATCTGCGCTTCACCAGCAAGGGCGACGGCGTGCTCTACGTCTTCGCCCTCGACTGGCCGGCCGACCACCGGATCCACGTCCGCTCGCTCGGCAAGTTCCCGGGCGTCGTCGGCCGGATCGCGGACGTCGCCCTCCTGGGCAGCCGCGCCTCGCTCAAATGGACGCACGACGCCGACGGCCTGACCGTCACCCTTCCCGACGAAAAGCCTTGCGACCATGCGCTCGCCCTGAAGATCACCGGCGAAAGCCTCAGCGGATTCAAGCCCGAGCTGGCCGCGCCCATCATCGCCCTCGTACGGCCGGACGCCGCGGGGCTCATCGAACTCAAGGCCGACGAGGCCGAGCTGCACGGCACGCAGATCCAGGTCGAAGACAAGGGCGGCCGTCCGTCGGTCGGTTTCTGGGACCGCCCTTCCGAATCGGTCTCGTGGCGCGTCGGCGCCGATCGAGGCGGGAAGTATCGGATCTCCGCCTCGTGCGCCACGGTCCATCAAGCCGCTGTGCTCGCCGTCGACGCGGACGGCAAGGTCGTCGAGCTTCACCCCGTTCGGACCGCCGGTTGGGACCAGTTCGCCGAGACCGAGGCAGTCGAGATCGAGCTGCCTCCGGGAGGAGAGCGGACGGTGAAGGCCGGCCCGCGCGACGCCGCGAGCTGGAAGGCGGTGAACCTGCGATGGATCAGGCTGATCCCCGCCTCGCCCTGA
- a CDS encoding SDR family NAD(P)-dependent oxidoreductase, producing MDLGLSGRVTVVTGGAGGIGLAAASTFAAEGSRIVVWDLGDAEAAARRIRSEFSVDAIGVSVDVTDELAVAAAVDRTIVEVGSIDHLAHAAAVGSGRFGFPFTNLRPADWAKVLQVNVMGMVHVAHAVAPRMVDRATGTMVFLGSVAGQIGSQTDPPYSASKAAGINFAQCLAKDLAPHGVRVNTVCPGMVRTTLNRSVWQAWHDQAAPADRLSYDEWSDRKIRAVVPLGRWQTAEAIADMIVFLSSDRAEHVTGQTINVDGGFVMHW from the coding sequence ATGGACCTGGGCCTGAGTGGACGCGTCACGGTCGTCACCGGGGGGGCCGGCGGGATCGGGCTGGCGGCGGCTTCGACGTTCGCGGCCGAGGGCTCGCGCATCGTGGTCTGGGATCTGGGCGACGCGGAGGCCGCCGCGCGCCGGATCCGATCGGAGTTCTCCGTCGATGCGATCGGCGTCTCGGTCGACGTGACCGACGAGCTCGCCGTCGCCGCGGCCGTCGATCGGACGATCGTGGAGGTGGGCTCAATCGACCATCTCGCCCACGCCGCGGCCGTCGGCTCCGGCCGGTTCGGCTTCCCGTTCACCAACCTCCGGCCGGCGGACTGGGCGAAGGTGCTGCAGGTGAACGTCATGGGCATGGTGCACGTCGCCCACGCCGTCGCGCCGCGCATGGTCGATCGCGCGACGGGCACGATGGTGTTCCTCGGCTCCGTCGCGGGGCAGATCGGCTCGCAGACCGATCCGCCTTACAGCGCGTCCAAGGCGGCCGGGATCAACTTCGCTCAGTGCCTGGCGAAGGACCTCGCCCCCCACGGCGTCCGCGTCAACACGGTCTGCCCCGGCATGGTCCGGACGACGCTGAACCGCTCGGTCTGGCAGGCCTGGCACGACCAGGCCGCGCCGGCGGATCGACTGAGCTACGACGAGTGGTCGGACCGGAAGATCCGCGCGGTGGTGCCGCTGGGCCGGTGGCAGACGGCCGAGGCGATCGCCGACATGATCGTCTTCCTGTCGTCCGACCGCGCGGAGCACGTCACGGGGCAGACGATCAACGTGGACGGAGGCTTCGTCATGCACTGGTAG
- a CDS encoding Calx-beta domain-containing protein, whose translation MYVVRDGDLSSSGSVRYSISPGTTAAGADYSAFSGVLHFAPGQASAYVAVPVIRDAQAEGDETLLVTISDPIDVVLGQSTSTRVTIADDPNGTADVGLPNVYLDRGADGLWAWTAGLGLVQVGVADPEGFRGRPRGLPLRRLRPV comes from the coding sequence ATCTACGTCGTCCGCGACGGCGACCTGTCGTCCTCGGGGAGCGTCCGGTACAGCATCAGCCCCGGCACCACCGCGGCCGGGGCCGATTATTCGGCCTTCTCGGGCGTGCTGCACTTCGCTCCCGGGCAGGCCTCGGCCTACGTGGCGGTCCCCGTCATCCGCGACGCCCAGGCCGAGGGCGACGAGACGTTACTCGTTACGATCAGCGACCCAATCGACGTCGTCCTGGGCCAGTCGACCTCGACCCGCGTGACGATCGCCGACGACCCCAACGGCACGGCAGACGTTGGGCTCCCAAACGTCTACCTCGACCGCGGCGCGGACGGCCTCTGGGCCTGGACCGCGGGCTTGGGCCTCGTCCAGGTCGGCGTCGCCGATCCGGAGGGTTTTCGCGGTCGGCCGCGAGGGCTTCCTCTACGTCGACTACGGCCCGTATAA
- a CDS encoding excinuclease ABC subunit UvrA — protein sequence MDNETQPPRDARPDFTGFVRVRGAREHNLKNVDLEIPRDALVVFTGVSGSGKSSLAFGTLYGEAQRRYLESVSPYARRLFHQLGVPEVDEIDGLPPAVALQQQRGSPSTRSSVGSVTTLSNLVRMLYSRAGDYPPGRAILYAESFSPNTPEGACPECHGLGRVYEATERSMVPDDSLTIRERAVAAWPTAWHGQNLREILMTLGYDVDTPWRDLPRKDRDWILFTDEQPTVPVYSGFTAQEVRRALKRKDEPSYQGTFTSARRHVLHTFATTQSPMMKKRALQFMVSGECPLCRGKRLRRESLDVTFAGLDVADFSRLPLARLADVLKPYAEGTAAGAKKLAADHPEKLLVVRRICEDLAGRLAVLIDLGLGYLALERSTPTLSPGELQRLRLATQVRSNLFGVVYVLDEPSAGLHPADTEALLRALDRLKASGNSLFVVEHDLDVIRHADWIVDVGPAAGEQGGFVLYSGPPAGLSDVETSQTRRHLFGDASSVLRKPRTPKGWLRLADVTRNNLHHLEAAFPLGLFTSVTGVSGSGKSSLVSQALVELVAERLGHSIPVDEEEGSELERPAAVVLDGRITAGMEGVKRLVRVDQRPIGRTPRSNLATYTGLFDPIRKLFAATKAARASGFDAGRFSFNVAKGRCETCEGEGFVMVELLFLPSVYAPCPTCQGARYNEETLAVEYRGKNVADVLRLTVDAACEFFAEEPQVLRPLVVLREVGLGYIRLGQPATELSGGEAQRIKLATELQRPQRGETLYVLDEPTTGLHPADVDKLMAQLDALVESGNTVIVVEHEMKVVAASDWVVDVGPGAGDEGGRIVAAGPPSEVVEVSSSRTAPYLARYLSGSHPDRDGPGRSPDESRGSPRRA from the coding sequence ATGGACAACGAGACGCAACCGCCGAGAGATGCGAGGCCGGATTTCACGGGCTTCGTCCGCGTGCGTGGGGCGAGGGAGCACAACCTCAAGAACGTCGACCTGGAGATCCCGAGGGACGCCCTCGTCGTCTTCACGGGCGTCTCCGGGTCGGGCAAGTCGTCGCTGGCGTTCGGCACGCTCTACGGCGAGGCGCAGCGGCGTTATCTCGAATCCGTCTCGCCGTACGCCCGACGGCTCTTCCACCAGCTCGGGGTCCCCGAGGTCGACGAGATCGACGGCCTGCCCCCGGCCGTGGCCCTGCAGCAGCAGCGCGGCTCGCCGTCGACCCGGTCGTCGGTCGGCAGCGTCACGACCCTGTCCAACCTCGTGCGGATGCTCTACTCGCGGGCCGGCGACTACCCGCCGGGCCGTGCGATCCTCTACGCCGAGTCGTTCTCGCCGAACACCCCCGAAGGCGCGTGCCCCGAATGCCACGGCCTGGGCCGGGTCTACGAGGCGACCGAGCGGTCCATGGTGCCGGACGACTCCTTGACGATCCGCGAGCGGGCCGTGGCCGCCTGGCCGACCGCCTGGCACGGCCAGAACCTGCGCGAGATCCTGATGACGCTCGGCTACGACGTGGACACCCCCTGGCGCGACCTGCCTCGGAAAGATCGCGACTGGATCCTGTTCACCGACGAGCAGCCGACCGTTCCCGTCTACTCGGGCTTCACGGCGCAGGAGGTGAGGAGGGCCCTTAAACGCAAGGACGAGCCTAGCTACCAGGGCACGTTCACCAGCGCCCGGCGGCACGTTCTACATACTTTCGCCACCACCCAGAGCCCGATGATGAAGAAGCGGGCCCTCCAGTTCATGGTGAGCGGCGAGTGCCCGCTCTGCAGGGGCAAGAGACTCCGGCGCGAGTCGCTGGACGTTACGTTCGCCGGGCTCGACGTCGCCGATTTTTCGCGCCTGCCCCTGGCCCGACTCGCCGACGTTTTGAAACCCTATGCCGAGGGGACGGCCGCCGGGGCGAAGAAGCTCGCCGCCGATCACCCGGAGAAGCTGCTGGTCGTCCGGCGGATCTGCGAGGATCTCGCCGGGCGCCTCGCCGTCCTGATCGACCTCGGGCTCGGCTATCTCGCGCTCGAGCGCAGCACGCCGACCCTCTCGCCGGGCGAACTCCAGAGGTTGCGGCTGGCCACGCAGGTGCGCTCCAACCTCTTCGGCGTGGTCTACGTCCTGGACGAGCCGTCGGCGGGCCTGCACCCCGCGGACACCGAGGCCCTCCTGCGGGCGCTCGACCGGCTGAAGGCCTCCGGCAACTCCCTGTTTGTCGTCGAGCACGACCTCGACGTGATCCGGCACGCCGACTGGATCGTCGACGTCGGCCCGGCGGCGGGCGAGCAGGGGGGATTCGTGCTCTACAGCGGCCCGCCCGCGGGCCTCAGCGACGTCGAAACCTCGCAGACCCGGCGGCATCTCTTCGGCGACGCCTCGTCGGTCCTTCGAAAACCTCGGACGCCGAAGGGCTGGCTCCGGCTGGCCGACGTGACCCGAAACAACCTGCATCACTTGGAGGCCGCGTTCCCGCTGGGCCTGTTCACGAGCGTCACCGGCGTCTCGGGATCGGGCAAGTCGAGCCTCGTGAGCCAGGCGCTCGTCGAGCTGGTCGCCGAGCGGCTCGGCCACTCCATCCCCGTCGACGAGGAGGAAGGCTCGGAACTGGAGCGACCGGCGGCGGTCGTCCTCGACGGCCGGATCACGGCCGGCATGGAGGGCGTCAAGCGTCTCGTCCGGGTCGATCAACGGCCGATCGGCCGCACGCCGCGATCCAACCTGGCGACCTATACGGGGCTTTTCGATCCCATCCGCAAGCTTTTCGCCGCGACCAAGGCGGCGAGGGCTAGCGGCTTCGACGCCGGCCGATTCTCCTTCAACGTCGCCAAGGGGCGCTGCGAGACATGCGAGGGCGAGGGCTTCGTGATGGTCGAGCTGCTCTTCCTGCCCTCCGTCTACGCCCCTTGCCCGACGTGTCAAGGGGCCCGGTACAACGAGGAGACGCTCGCGGTCGAGTATCGCGGCAAGAACGTCGCCGACGTCCTGCGGCTGACGGTCGACGCGGCCTGCGAGTTCTTCGCCGAGGAGCCACAGGTGCTCCGCCCCCTGGTCGTCCTGCGGGAAGTCGGGCTGGGCTACATCCGCCTCGGACAGCCCGCGACCGAACTCTCAGGCGGCGAAGCCCAGCGGATCAAGCTGGCGACCGAGCTGCAGCGACCCCAGCGCGGCGAGACGCTCTACGTCCTCGACGAGCCCACGACGGGGCTCCATCCGGCGGACGTCGACAAACTCATGGCGCAGCTCGACGCGCTCGTCGAGTCGGGCAACACGGTGATCGTGGTGGAGCACGAGATGAAGGTCGTCGCGGCGAGCGACTGGGTCGTCGACGTCGGCCCCGGCGCGGGCGACGAGGGGGGCCGCATCGTCGCCGCGGGGCCGCCTTCGGAGGTGGTCGAAGTTTCGAGCAGCCGGACCGCCCCTTACCTGGCTCGATACCTGAGCGGCTCGCATCCGGACCGCGACGGCCCTGGCCGATCGCCCGACGAATCTCGCGGTTCACCGCGTCGCGCCTGA